TAGAACACCGACGCCATGCTCACCTCGACCATGAGCCAGCCGGCGATGAGCGGCCCCAGCACCGAGCCCGGCCGCCAGACGAGTTCTCGGATGCCGAAACTCGAGGCGACGCCACCCTGGTCCGTTCCCTCGTCGGCGAACAGTGCCATGCTCGCCGGCTCACGAAAGGAGTCGGCCACGCCGAGCAGCCCCGAACAGACGACCAGCGGCAGGTACGCCGGGGGAACGTCGCCGAGGACGGGCAGGCTCACTCCGGTCCCGATCGCGGCGCCGATCGCCGGTGAGAGCGGAATCGCGATCGCGATCAGGCCGTAGGTGCCCCCGCCGGCGAAGACGAACAGCGAACGGCCGTAGCCGTCCGAGAGCCGGCCGGTGAACAGCTGGCCGACCATGTTCGTCGCCTTCTCGGCGGTGACGGTGACGGCGACGGCGGTCGCCGCAACCCCGAGCCCGCCGCCGGCGAGGGCCGTCCCCGCGTAGATCGGAACCCACGTCCGGACCATCGTCACCGCGAAGGCGTACTGGGCCCGGAAGCTCGTGATCGTCAGGAGCTTGCGATTGAGCGCGAGGTCGGCGAACGGAAAGCCCGTGATCCGGGTGTCGTCGGACTCGAGGGTGGTGAACAGGCCGATCCACGCGACGACCACGAGGACGACGATGATCGTGAAGATCGGCCCGAAGCCGACGGCGTCGAAGATCCAGCCCGCCGAGAGCGAGCCCACGATCGAGGCGAGAAAGGACGCGGCGTTCGCTTTCCCGATCCGGTCGGCGCGCGTCCCGACCGACGCGAGTTCGCCAACCAGCGAGAGCGTCATCAGCCCGGCGCCGGTGACGGCGATCCCCTGCAGGGCCCGGACCAGAATGAACGACCCAGAGGAGTCCACGAGCGGGAAGAGCGCGTAGACGACGGCACCGACGGCGAGCACGCACAGCAGTACGGTCCGTTTGTCGAACCGGTCCCCGGCCCAGGCCAGCGGAACGACCGCGAGCGTCTGTGCGAGGGTGAACCCTGTCGTGTACATCCCGATGACGAACCCGGCGCTGATGGTGATCCCGAGGATCGTCGTCGCCTGCGGATCGAGGACGTTGATGTACGTCGGCAGCAGCGTCAACAGCGTTATGAAGCCGAATCCCTCGGCGAATCGCGTCAGATAGAGGATCCAGAACTGGGTGGCGTCGGCCCCCGAATCCGACCGTCCGCCTTCAGTGGCTCCTGAATCCGTCGACTCAGCGGGTGCTCCCCGGCTTCGGTCCTCGCGCGGTCTCACACCGACTCTCTCGAGAGTCGGTCAAAAACGGTTGTGATCTGTGACGCGAACTCCTCACCGATCCCGGGCGTCCTCGAGTCGGTCCACCGCCTCGGCGGGCGTCTCGACGGGCTCGACGCCGGGGACGTCGTGGCTCTCGAGGCCGACGACCGGGCGGTCGTAGATGCCCGCGAAGCCGATCTCCGTGAGCGTGCCGTGGCTCCCCGAGAGGGCGACCACACCGTCGCCGTTGAGCACGACGAGGGCGTTTCGGGCGTGGCCAAGTCCGGTCGCGATCGCCGTGTCGACGTACTCGTTCGCGGCGCCGCGGTCCTCGACGGGGAGGATTCCGATCGTCTCGCCACCCTCGGTTTTCGCCCCGCGACAGACCGCTTCCATCGTGCCACCGAGTCCACCGCAGACGACCGCGTGGCCGCGTCGGCCGAGTTCCCGGCCGACGGCCTCCGCGACGGCCGCCTCGTCGTCCGTGATCGATCCGCCGCCGATGACGCTCACGCGCATGTCCTCGAGCGCGGCGCCGGCACGGATGAACGTGACGGGTTGGGTCGGGACACGACACCCGGCCTTTCATCACAAATCATACAGTATTCGACGGATTTAACGCCGTACCGGCTGGAGCTTCACGTGGTATGACGAAAGTTAGCGTGGTCGGCGCGGCCGGCACGGTCGGCGCCGCGGCCGGCTACAACATCGCACTGCGAGGGATCGCCGACGAGCTCGTCTTCGTCGACATTCCGGACATGGAGGACACGACGGTCGGCCAGGCAGCCGACGTCAACCACGGCGTCGCCTACGACGCCAACACGGTCGTCCGGCAGGGCGACTACGAGGACACCGCGGGCTCGGACGTCGTCGTCATCACGGCGGGCATCCCGCGAAAGCCGGGCCAGACCCGGATCGACCTCGCCGGCGACAACGCGCCGATCATGGACGACATCGGTGCCTCACTCGCCGAGTACAACGACGACTTCGTCACGATCACCACCTCGAACCCGGTCGACCTCCTGAACCGCCACCTCTACGAGGTCGGCGACCGCGCTCGCGAGCAGGTGATCGGCTTCGGCGGCCGACTCGACTCCGCCCGATTCCGCTACGTCCTCTCCCAGCGCTACGACGCGCCGGTGCAAAACGTCGAGGCGACGATCCTCGGCGAACACGGCGACGCCCAGGTCCCCGTCTTTTCGAAAGTTCGGGTCGACGGCCAGGACCTCGACGTTTCCGAAGACGAAAAAGAAGCGATCCTGGGCGAGCTCAAAACCAGCGCGATGAACGTCATCGAGAAGAAGGGCGCGACGGAGTGGGGGCCCGCCACGGGGGTCGCTCACATGGTCGAGGCCGTCCTGCACGACACCGGCGAAGTGCTGCCCGCGAGCGTCGTCCTCGAGGGTGAGTACGGCCACGAGAACACCGCCTTCGGCGTCCCCGTCAAGCTCGGTTCCGGGGGCGTCGAGGAGATCGTCGAGTGGGAGCTCTCGGCGTTCGAGCGCGAACAACTCGGCGAAGCCGCCGAGAAGCTCGCAGAGCAGTACGAGAAGATCGCGTAGGTGCCGGGGCGCTCACCATCTCACTGGCCGCTTTTCGCAGTCCAGGCCCTCGAGCGTGACGCTCGATCGGCGTCGCCATCGTCGACGTCAGATCGGAGCCGCGCTCGGTCTCGATAGAAGCAGTGCGTCTCGGCTACTCGAGTCGACATCGGTCGCTCGAGTCATCAGTACCAGCTCGTCGTCACTGGATGTGCCCTTCCCGGCGCAGCTGGTCGGCCTCGTTCTTCTCGTAGCGCCAGGTGATGTCCGCCTTCTCGTCCTGCCAGTCCCAGGGGGAAACGAGCACGACGTCGTCTTCGCGGATCCAGATGCGCTTTTGCATCTTGCCGGGAATGCGCGCGGTGCGCTCTTTCCCGTCCGCACAGCGTACTTTGACGCGGTTCGCCCCGAGCATGTCCGTGACGGTCGCGAAGACTTCGTCCTCCTCGGGCATTCGGAGGTTCTTGCGACCGCCCTCGTCGCCACTCATGGCCCGACGTTTGCGGCCGAGGCGTTTAACGTTTTATCGTTTCTGGCGGCTGAACCGGCTTACGGCGCGGGCTTCGTGTGCCCTCTGTGAATCACGGCGTTTATGGCGCTTCCACGAGCAGTCCGGGTCATGCTCAGGAACCTCGGCCCAGTCGGCATCGTCGGCGTCCTGTCACTCGTCGTCGGAATCGCCGTCGTGGCCCACGCGAACCTCCAGATCGCTGCCGGCATCGCCCTCGTGCTCGCCGGCCTCGGCCTCGTCGTGAAGTCGCTCGTCACCAGCATGCTCAGCGCCTGGGGGATGTTCTGATCGACCGGCGAGACGTCACCCCCCTCGAGAGCGTCACGGACACCCATCGCTCCGAACGATTTTGAGGCTCGAGCCCGTATGGCCACCATGGCTTACTCGCTTCACTACTACGATCTCGTGTTGCTCTGCATCATCGCCAGCCTCGGACTCGGCGCTGTGATCGGGCTCACGACGGCGATCGCGTTCGAGGTCGCCGTCCCGCTGTTCGGCGTCGTCGCGATCGCGTTCGTCGCCCACGCGCTGTTCGTCAACGGCCCCGTCGACGAGGCCGAGGACCTCACCGAGGAAGTGGCGGTCGAGGAGGTGCCGAAGGTGCTGTCGCCGCTCGAGTCACCCTCGGAGTGAGTCGGTCGCGTCAGGCACTCGAGCGTTTGGCTGCTTCGGTCTCACTGACCAAACGTTTTAATTCATAGGCCATTAACCATTTAAATAATTTTGTCATATATATATTTAGGAAGGGATAAATAATAGAGTGTCGAATCGGATATGTATGGAATATCTACTGGCCCTCCCAGTATTGAACACGATACTGTCTCTCGTCTTGCTAGGCTGGTGGGTTACGATCGATGCAAGTGACAGAGGCAGTAAGACGCCAGTTTTCTGGGGGATCGCTGTTATCGCGCTTGCAGGAATCCCGGCGGTTCTCTACCTTGTCTATCGAAAGAAGATTGGACCTCGGCGTACCTCCCCTGGTCGAAAAGAGAGCGCAGTCGGAACGGTGTTTGTTGCAACCCTTATCGGTTATGTCGGAGTGTTAGTAGCCCCTCCCGACCCCGTAACCGCTGGCCTGTACCTTCCAGTCGCGTTCGTAGTCGGCTTGATTTTCGGCTATCTACTCATCTGGCAAGGTGGCGTTCAGTTTATCCAAAGCACTCGATAATGTGGTGTGGTCGGTGCTGTTTTCCTCGTAGACGAGCGGCGGATCGCAGCCACGGCCGGGTTCGCGACGCGGCGCTCGAGTGCCATCCAGAACCGGACGAGCCGGCCGCGAAGCGACATTAGGCCTCGTTGTCGCCGGCCCGGTGTTCGCTGATGAGCCGGTCGACCATCGCGGTCGTCCGGCGTTTCTTGCGATCTTTCGCGCGGTCGTGCCAGTCGTCGATCACGGCCTCGACGTCGTCTTCCCGGGCGACGGCGAGTTCGTCGACTTCCTGCATCGCGACGTCGTCGGCGGGACCGACGGGGATCCCGTGATCGAACAGGATCCGGTCGGCGACCTGCGAGAGGCCCCCGTCTTTGAGGACGACCCGTGGCTCGAACTCCGCGAGCTGTTCGGCCGTCGACGTGCCCGCGCCGCTGGCGTCGCGCAGGTAGACGACGTCGCCGGGAACGAGTCCGTAGCTCTCGTGTGCTTCACGGATCGCCCCCTTCGTGAACTTCTCGACCACCTTCACCGGAACGAGCCCCTCCTTTTTCGCCGAGACGTCGCTGAAGTTCGAGTGATCGAGTTTCCACAGCGCCTTCATCCGCTCGACTTTCCGCTCGAGTTCTGCGACCTCGTCGCGGGCCTCGTCACGTTCGCGCTCGAGTCGATCGGCCTTTCGCTCGAGGCGAGTGACCTCCCGCTCTTTCAGCACCTTCCGGCGCTCCTCGCGACGGGTGACGGCGAGTTCGGCCTCGAGGTCCTCGATCTGCTCGTCGCGGTCCTCGACTCGTTCCTCCAGCGTCGAGACGTGCGACTGGAGCCGGTCGACCTGGCGCTCTAAGTCGCGGATCCGCTGTTCTTCCTCGGTGGGTTCCCGCGGCTGGTGGTCGGATTCTTCCTCGTCGGGTTCCTCCTCGCCCTCGAGGTCGCGCAGGACGGCCTCGACGCTCTCCTCACCGGCGACGACGCGGGCGATCACCTCGCCGCGGTCGATCCCCGGCGGGAGCTTTCTGGCGATGCGTTCGAACTGGTCTTCGTGGGCGTCGAACGCCGACAGCGCGGCGGCCATCGCGTCGCGCTGGTGGTCGTCCTCGTAGGGATGTTCGCGGGTGCGGTGTTGCTTCTCGTCGATCGGCAGGTCCCGATCCGGCGTCCAGCCCGCGGCGTCGAAGCTCCGGCGGAACTTTTCGACCGTTTCGGGCATCGGCGTCACGTCCGCGGCGACGATCACCGGCCGGCCGCGCTCGACGATCCACTCGATGACCCCGGCGGGATCGGTCA
This portion of the Natronobeatus ordinarius genome encodes:
- a CDS encoding MFS transporter, giving the protein MLYLTRFAEGFGFITLLTLLPTYINVLDPQATTILGITISAGFVIGMYTTGFTLAQTLAVVPLAWAGDRFDKRTVLLCVLAVGAVVYALFPLVDSSGSFILVRALQGIAVTGAGLMTLSLVGELASVGTRADRIGKANAASFLASIVGSLSAGWIFDAVGFGPIFTIIVVLVVVAWIGLFTTLESDDTRITGFPFADLALNRKLLTITSFRAQYAFAVTMVRTWVPIYAGTALAGGGLGVAATAVAVTVTAEKATNMVGQLFTGRLSDGYGRSLFVFAGGGTYGLIAIAIPLSPAIGAAIGTGVSLPVLGDVPPAYLPLVVCSGLLGVADSFREPASMALFADEGTDQGGVASSFGIRELVWRPGSVLGPLIAGWLMVEVSMASVFYVGGAFALTGALTFLAILVADHGRRALTAW
- a CDS encoding TIGR00725 family protein, with protein sequence MRVSVIGGGSITDDEAAVAEAVGRELGRRGHAVVCGGLGGTMEAVCRGAKTEGGETIGILPVEDRGAANEYVDTAIATGLGHARNALVVLNGDGVVALSGSHGTLTEIGFAGIYDRPVVGLESHDVPGVEPVETPAEAVDRLEDARDR
- the mdh gene encoding malate dehydrogenase, which translates into the protein MTKVSVVGAAGTVGAAAGYNIALRGIADELVFVDIPDMEDTTVGQAADVNHGVAYDANTVVRQGDYEDTAGSDVVVITAGIPRKPGQTRIDLAGDNAPIMDDIGASLAEYNDDFVTITTSNPVDLLNRHLYEVGDRAREQVIGFGGRLDSARFRYVLSQRYDAPVQNVEATILGEHGDAQVPVFSKVRVDGQDLDVSEDEKEAILGELKTSAMNVIEKKGATEWGPATGVAHMVEAVLHDTGEVLPASVVLEGEYGHENTAFGVPVKLGSGGVEEIVEWELSAFEREQLGEAAEKLAEQYEKIA
- the eif1A gene encoding translation initiation factor eIF-1A, giving the protein MSGDEGGRKNLRMPEEDEVFATVTDMLGANRVKVRCADGKERTARIPGKMQKRIWIREDDVVLVSPWDWQDEKADITWRYEKNEADQLRREGHIQ
- a CDS encoding DUF7470 family protein, yielding MLRNLGPVGIVGVLSLVVGIAVVAHANLQIAAGIALVLAGLGLVVKSLVTSMLSAWGMF
- a CDS encoding DUF460 domain-containing protein; amino-acid sequence: MSTRTSALDAVVFGVDIQSGDVRGDSPSYALVVYDGEDLERDVVSYRKLCRLIEAEEPAIVATDNMYELATDKDALVRFLGSLPAETKLVQVTGAEQPEPLSRVAKRHGIPYAKEPMAEAEAAARLAAHNVGHEVSAFTDTTEVKVSRGRSTGKGGWSADRYTRRIHGAVKREAREVEGALEAANLEYETEIREAYGGYANAVFTVEARPADIPVSTRRSGDVRIEIERLRRDGIEFRPLAKRRDHVIVGVDPGTTTAVAIVSLDGDVLDVWSSRLTDPAGVIEWIVERGRPVIVAADVTPMPETVEKFRRSFDAAGWTPDRDLPIDEKQHRTREHPYEDDHQRDAMAAALSAFDAHEDQFERIARKLPPGIDRGEVIARVVAGEESVEAVLRDLEGEEEPDEEESDHQPREPTEEEQRIRDLERQVDRLQSHVSTLEERVEDRDEQIEDLEAELAVTRREERRKVLKEREVTRLERKADRLERERDEARDEVAELERKVERMKALWKLDHSNFSDVSAKKEGLVPVKVVEKFTKGAIREAHESYGLVPGDVVYLRDASGAGTSTAEQLAEFEPRVVLKDGGLSQVADRILFDHGIPVGPADDVAMQEVDELAVAREDDVEAVIDDWHDRAKDRKKRRTTAMVDRLISEHRAGDNEA